The Longimicrobium sp. genome includes the window GGCGTACCTGGACCTGGGCCGCCACTTCGCGCGCCACGGGCACGACGGCAAGGCCGCGGCGGTGTTCAAGCGCGTGCTGGAGCTGGACCCGCACAACGTGGAGGCGCGCGCCGCCGCCGCGCAGCTCGCCCCGCCCCCGGCCGCCCCGGCCCCACGGGCCCCCGCCGCGCCTCCGGCCGCCGCACCCGTCCGCCCCGCCGCCCCGCCGCCCGCCCCCGCGGCCCCGCCGGAAAACGAGTACGTGGACCTGGGCGCGCTGATCCTGGGCGACGACGACGAGGGCGAAGCGTCCACGCGGTTCATCGTGGAGGAAAAGGAGCCCAGCGGCGACGAGGACAAGGACTTCGCCGAGATGCTGGCCAGCTTCCGCCAGAAGGTGGCCGAGAACATCGACGTCGAGGACAACGCCAGCCACTACGACCTGGGCGTGGCCTTCATGGAGATGGGGCTGATCGACGAAGCCATCTCCGAGTTCCAGGTGGCGCTGCGCGGCGGGGCCAAGCCGCTGGCCACCCTGGAGCTGCTGGGCCAGTGCTTCGTCGAAAAGACGCAGTACGCCGTCGCCGGCCGTGTGCTGGACCGCGCGCTGAAGCTGCCCGGCGTGGCCGACGGCGACCTGGTGGGGGTGCTGTACCTGCTGGGCCGCGTGGACGAGGGCACCGGCCGGCCCGACACGGCGCTGGAGTACTACGAGCGCGTGGTGTCCGTCGACATCCGCTTCCGCGACACGGCCCAGCGGGTGGACCGGCTGCGCGCAAGCCGTGGGGCGGCGTAGGTTTGACGACGGGCGGCGCGCGCCCTAGCTTTCGCGGGAAACCCATCAGCCAAGAAGCCGATCCGCCACGCATGACCGCGCGCACCGCCGTTCCCCGCCTCGCCGACATCCAGGCCCCCATCCGGGAGCGTGTGGATGGCGTCGTGGACGAAATCCGCCGCATCGTGGTGTCGGATTTCGCCCCGGTGGAAACGGTAAACGAGTACCTGCTGAAGATCCGCGGCAAGCTGTTCCGCCCCAGCCTGCTGCTGCTGTGCGACAACGTCGAGGGCGAGCAGTCGCCCCAGGCCGAGACGCTGGCCGCCATCGTGGAGCTGGTGCACCTGGCCACGCTGGTGCACGACGATGCGGTGGACCACTCGGTGCTGCGCCGCGGCATGCCCACGGTGAACGCCCTGTGGAGCCACCAAGTGGCCATCATCATGGGCGACTACCTGTACACGCGGTCGCTGATGGAAATCACCCGGCTGGGCAAGCTGGAGCCCATCCAGGTGCTGGCCGACGCGGCGAACGCCATGACGGTGGGCGAAATGCGCCAGCTTTCGTCGCACGACGCGCTGGACTTTTCCGAGGCCGACTACTTCCGCCTGATCGACAGCAAGACGGCCTCGCTGATGGGGGCCGCCTGCGAGCTGGGCGCGCTGACCGGGGCCCCGGCGCACCGCCAGGCGCTGAAGACCTTCGGCCGCGAGCTGGGGCTGGCCTTCCAGATCGCCGACGACCTGCTGGACTACACGGCCGACTCGGCGATCACGGGCAAGCCCACGGGGCTGGACCTGCGCGAGCACAAGGTGACGCTGCCGCTGATCCACGCGCTGCCGCGGCTGGCGCCGGGGGAGCGGGCCGAGGTGGAGGCGCTGTTCGCGCACCCCGAGCCCAGCGAGGCGATGATCGCGGGGGTGGTGGAGATCGTGAAGGGGCAGGGCGGGCTGGAATACGCGCACGCGCAGGCCATGGAATGCGCGCAGCGCGCCTCCGAGGCGCTGGACGGGCTGCCCGAGGGACCGGCGTTGGAAGCATTGCGCGACAGTATCGTCTACGCCATCGAGCGCCGCCGCTGATGCGGGGGCACTGCTCTTGCCTGCGCTCGGGGCGAGATCGAGGGAGCCAATTTCGAACGGGTTGGGGGGAGATATAGATGAGCGTCGCCACACGCCGTCGCGCGGGCCGTGTGCTCGTGGTGGTGCTGGTTGGGCTGCTGCTGGGAGCGCTGCTTTCGGAGCTGGCCATCCGGTTCATGCCCGAGAGCACCGCGCGCGCGTTCTTCACCACGTCGGTGGCGGCGGCCTTCGGCCCGCTGGTGATCGACCTGGTGGCCGTCGGGTTTACGCTGGGGCCGCTGGTGCTGCGGCTGGATTTCCTGAGCCTGATGGGGGTCCTGGTCGTCGCCCTGGCCGTGCGCACTTGGCTGTAGGTCCGCGCCACACGAAGTAAGGAGCCCTCCCCCGCGTTCGCGCAGGGGAGGGCTTTTCATGTGTGGGTATCGGGGCGGTTCGCCGGACGTTCGTGCATTCGTCGGGTGGGCCCCTCCCCCTGCCCCTTCCCCGGCAAACTGCGCCGGGAGAGGGGGGAACTTCGATCGGGGTTCGCACGGCTGCCGGTGCATGCCTTGGGAGCCCACTCCCCCCGGCCCCCGTCCCCCGCTGCGCAGGGGAGGGGGAGACCTGAACTGCGCTTCGACTGACAGTGGCGCATGCCGCGGTCGCCCCCCTCTCCCGGCCTCTCCCCCATAAACCCCATGGGAGAGAGGAGAATTCGAGTGCGCTCCGGCTGGCCCGGCGCACCCGACTGGCTCCCTTCCCCCGCGCAGTTTGCGGGGGAAGGGTTGGGGATGGGGGGCGCCGGCCCGAGCACCGAACTCGCCTGGACGCCCCAAAGCCCTGAAGTGTACCCCCTCTCCCACGCTGTTCGTGGGAGAGGGCGGCACGCGTGTCGGCGCCGCCGGGTGAGGCCCCTCGACGGCCGAGGCCTCGCCATCCGTGACCGCTTCCGCGCCCAGGCTCGTACGTGCCGCACACGCACTTCCGCACTCACGCACTCACGCACTTCCCTTTCCCCTGCCCTCCCGAGCGTGTATCTATGTATCCGCTATGATTCTATGGATGCGACGAATGCGGACTCACCCGAAGAAGGCGGGGCGAACCGTTGGCTACTGAGTGGAAGAAGTTCGCGCGGCCGG containing:
- a CDS encoding polyprenyl synthetase family protein, with amino-acid sequence MTARTAVPRLADIQAPIRERVDGVVDEIRRIVVSDFAPVETVNEYLLKIRGKLFRPSLLLLCDNVEGEQSPQAETLAAIVELVHLATLVHDDAVDHSVLRRGMPTVNALWSHQVAIIMGDYLYTRSLMEITRLGKLEPIQVLADAANAMTVGEMRQLSSHDALDFSEADYFRLIDSKTASLMGAACELGALTGAPAHRQALKTFGRELGLAFQIADDLLDYTADSAITGKPTGLDLREHKVTLPLIHALPRLAPGERAEVEALFAHPEPSEAMIAGVVEIVKGQGGLEYAHAQAMECAQRASEALDGLPEGPALEALRDSIVYAIERRR